In Arvicanthis niloticus isolate mArvNil1 chromosome 4, mArvNil1.pat.X, whole genome shotgun sequence, a single window of DNA contains:
- the Adora3 gene encoding adenosine receptor A3 codes for MATDLLNIIYITMEVAIGLCAVVGNMLVIWVVKLNPTLRTTTFYFIVSLALADIAVGVLVIPLAIVISLEVKMHFYACLFMSCVLLIFTHASIMSLLAIAVDRYLRVKLTVRYRTVTTQRRIWLFLGLCWLVSLLVGLTPMFGWNRKVTSELSQNTTILSCRFRSVVSLDYMVFFSFVTWILIPLVVMCVIYLNIFHIIRNKLSQNLSGFRETRAFYGREFKTAKSLFLVLFLFVLCWLPLSINNFISYFDVDIPEVAMCLGILLSHANSMMNPIVYACKIKKFKETYILILRACRLCQNSDSLNSNIEQTTE; via the exons ATGGCGACTGACTTGTTGAACATCATCTATATCACCATGGAGGTTGCCATTGGGCTCTGTGCTGTAGTGGGCAACATGCTGGTCATCTGGGTGGTCAAGCTGAACCCCACTCTGAGGACCACCACGTTCTATTTCATTGTCTCCCTAGCACTAGCTGACATTGCTGTTGGGGTTCTGGTCATACCTTTGGCTATTGTTATCAGCCTGGAAGTCAAGATGCACTTCTATGCCTGCCTTTTCATGTCCTGTGTGCTTCTGATCTTCACCCATGCCTCCATCATGTCCTTGCTGGCCATTGCCGTAGACCGATACCTGCGGGTCAAGCTGACAGTCAG ATATAGAACGGTTACCACTCAGAGAAGAATATGGCTATTCCTGGGCCTTTGCTGGCTAGTTTCCTTACTTGTGGGACTGACCCCCATGTTTGGCTGGAATAGAAAAGTGACCTCAGAACTCTCTCAAAATACCACCATTCTTTCCTGCCGCTTCCGTTCCGTGGTCAGTTTGGATTACATGGTCTTCTTCAGCTTTGTTACCTGGATCCTCATCCCCCTGGTTGTGATGTGTGTCATCTATCTGAACATCTTCCACATCATCCGAAACAAACTCAGTCAAAACCTGTCTGGCTTCAGAGAGACACGTGCATTTTACGGACGAGAGTTCAAGACAGCTAAGTCCCTGTTTCTGGTTCTCTTCTTGTTTGTGTTGTGCTGGCTGCCTTTGTCCATCAACAACTTTATTTCCTACTTTGATGTAGACATACCAGAAGTTGCAATGTGCCTGGGCATCCTGTTGTCTCATGCAAACTCCATGATGAACCCTATCGTCTATGCCTGCAAAATAAAAAAGTTCAAAGAAACCTACATTCTGATCCTGAGAGCTTGCAGGCTCTGTCAGAACTCAGATTCTTTGAACTCAAATATCGAACAGACTACTGAGTAG